In Vairimorpha necatrix chromosome 8, complete sequence, a single window of DNA contains:
- a CDS encoding WD40 repeat domain-containing protein, which produces MYQPDINTYLDAIKQQYDVLLQENKKLKIENKKLIESNLDFKRKINFYKNIHKPTNLIKLGSDWSVEGHKHFDFSQIKKFYFKDLYFSSICKNGNIIFLSQNILHVLIDNSVFLLVNDTFVEYDDNIKKFKYSFDNPYIRYFLDDEDFLYIFSNNFLKKYDVTNRSLISTINMPNHIGIVVKNNIIYLTCYDKSFRMYNGDKLILLLNSPEEIKSNLLIFNNIGYSVSTRNNLVIFDITNKTVKIINLNINEDIKRIYNIENVIFLKATSLLIFDLLNREVKELDIEEDVKFMNIIDKYILVGNSSGLMFYEYKSKTKMYIKINDGDILNMANSGRNVLVEGQNMIRVYELI; this is translated from the coding sequence ATGTATCAACCAGATATAAATACCTACTTAGACGCAATCAAACAACAATATGATGTTTTATTACAAGAAAACAAGAAactaaaaatagaaaacaagaaattaattgaatcaaatttagattttaaaagaaaaataaatttctataaaaatattcataaacCAACTAACCTAATTAAACTCGGCTCTGATTGGTCAGTAGAAGGCCATAAACATTTCGATTTTTCacaaatcaaaaaattttattttaaagatttatatttttcttctatttgtaaaaatggaaatataatttttttatctcaaaacattttacatgttttaattgacaattctgtttttttattagtaaaTGATACATTCGTAGAATACGATGAtaatattaagaaatttaaatattcttttgATAATCCTTATATTAGATATTTCTTAGATGATGAAgatttcttatatatttttagtaataattttttaaaaaaatatgacgTCACTAATAGAAGTCTAATTTCTACTATAAATATGCCTAATCATATAGGTATagtagtaaaaaataatattatatatcttACATGTTATGATAAATCATTTAGAATGTACAACGGCGACAAATTGatcttattattaaattctcccgaagaaataaaatctaatttattgatttttaataatattggTTATTCTGTAAGTActagaaataatttagtaatatttgatataacaaataagacagtaaaaattataaatttgaatattaatgaagatataaagaggatttataatattgaaaatgtGATATTTCTAAAGGCGACgagtttattaatatttgatttattaaatagaGAAGTAAAAGAATTAGATATTGAAGAAGATGTTAAGTTTATGaatattattgataaatatattCTAGTAGGGAATTCTAGTGGATTAATGttttatgaatataaaagtaaGACTAAGAtgtatattaaaataaatgatggagatatattaaatatggcGAATTCGGGGAGGAATGTGTTAGTAGAAGGACAGAATATGATAAGAGTCTatgaattaatataa
- a CDS encoding NOL1/NOP2/sun family protein, with protein sequence MKKSKHFKDVYEAPRHSIPTRGFIVNQTNIGNIQRQEVVSMLPVLLMKLSNNFSVLDMCAAPGSKTKQLLECSRLVVCNEISYKRLKILISETSKIPSKNFLVLKHDASLLPVFKNDFDRVLCDVPCSGDGTARKNYEVIPKWSIDNALSLCELQYKILKQATCFINDVYSKKAVLELDLEIVDLRENVDDRISKEFRFREGFRRWKTMKINNEEIREYKGIKLESVDEDIGLEKCVRVFPHDQNTGGFFITGLRKRKMSQSLHENIELNKENISNNIQVDVNVEDENYYNIEKSIKDLQINKDIVTNLLTFDDRDTDLQINVDRVTDLSINKDRIKNLQINKDKTKKDTVDFHVVSNELKESLFSQYNITNINDFILIQKHDNSKFIYEVSKEVLEILKSKSLNVAFHGYKMFEKCSFSKSGYFLKTVPKEFKHDIVLRGSLLVEGIKNKTVSMPFKVGCVIILLYDYNIKVSGYSHGEYISINIENKLQRALRDFLR encoded by the exons atgaagaaatctaaacattttaaagatGTTTACGAAGCTCCAAGACATTCTATACCCACTAGAGGGTTTATAGTTAATCAAACTAATATTGGCAATATACAACGACAAGAAGTAGTAAGCATGTTACCAGTACttttaatgaaattatCGAATAATTTTAGTGTACTTGATATGTGCGCTGCTCCAGGGTCGAAGACTAAACAGTTATTGGAATGTAGTCGATTAGTAGTTTGTAATGAAATAAGTTATAAaagattgaaaattttaatatctgAGACTAGTAAAATAccaagtaaaaattttttagttttaaaacatgACGCTTCGTTGTTACCAgttttcaaaaatgattttgATCGTGTACTTTGCGACGTACCTTGTTCTGGTGACGGTACAGCTCGTAAGAATTATGAAGTCATACCTAAGTGGTCAATAGACAATGCGTTGTCTTTATGTGAGTTACAATATAAGATATTGAAACAGGCtacttgttttataaatgatg TGTATAGTAAGAAAGCTGTTTTAGAATTAGATTTGGAGATAGTAGATTTAAGAGAGAATGTTGATGATAGAATTAGTAAAGAGTTTAGGTTTAGAGAAGGATTTAGAAGATGGAAGACGATGAAGATTAataatgaagaaattaGAGAGTATAAAGGGATTAAGTTAGAGAGTGTTGATGAGGATATAGGATTAGAGAAATGTGTGCGAGTATTCCCACATGATCAAAATACAGGtggattttttattactgGTCTAAGAAAGCGTAAAATGTCGCAGTCTCTTCATGAGAATATTGAACTTAATAAAGAGAATATTTCAAACAACATACAAGTAGATGTGAATGTTGAAgatgaaaattattataatattgaaaaatctATTAAAGATTTACAAATCAACAAAGACATAgttacaaatttattaacttTCGATGACAGAGATACAGATTTACAGATCAATGTAGACAGAGTTACAGATTTATCAATCAACAAAGacagaataaaaaatttacaaatcaACAAAgacaaaacaaaaaaagacacTGTCGATTTCCATGTAGTTTCTAATGAACTAAAGGAGTCTTTATTTTCTCAATacaatattacaaatattaatgaCTTTATTCTCATACAGAAACATGACAATTCTAAGTTTATTTATGAAGTCAGTAAAGAAGTCTTAGAAATCTTAAAGTCTAAATCTTTAAATGTCGCCTTTCATGGCTATAAAATGTTTGAGAAGTGCAGTTTCAGTAAATCGGGGTATTTCCTCAAGACTGTCCCTAAGGAATTTAAACATGACATTGTGTTAAGAGGGAGTTTATTAGTAGAAGGAATAAAGAACAAGACAGTGAGTATGCCTTTTAAAGTAGGGTGTGTGATTATATTACTTTAtgattataatattaaagtgAGTGGGTATTCACACGGGGAATATATTAGTATTAATATTGAGAATAAACTTCAGAGGGCCTTAAGAGATTTCTTAAGATga
- a CDS encoding transportin-1, whose protein sequence is MEDLLFDILKNPSNISILKIESLLDTPQGVEMFISLLNNNNIIAFSYMKMQCKEWLLNPIRQDFIIKYKNIFYNLIETSNDQNLNLLCDFFEILFYNYFYWPDFIDFLVSKIIPTNTNNNYEVNNYSIHHNITNITNNITNNITDNVTNNITNNITFVVNKRCLKVLNSIFMKFRKLNKSDKLFLEIISCINKTKSLFLTFYLSDKKSDLSQDKNLLNIFFSLVYQDIHNFYEENIDKFIITLTHLYKLEDLQSTVLEIYNLFILKYPDLLDFTKILGSILISINRFDYLKYSVILNIIKKRKKEVCHKFEDVLVNAIKLGSILSEKEKEEMSTLEYNINILNNIDINRGILIDLVQNITEEGKRKVLINPQDEESGIFLYSALKIRNSEIIKRCQIIINNSTSDKYLSFISFRYLLSIKEYSYCDIEYIKKENICVYLCSEMISKYLQQNQDQFILQKLLTSSTSITTNNNYRLIRNIMMFLFGQEEDQYTLKLLNIIIRYNPEYMTDEIYKFLIEFCTINIRNINSPLAYQYIFDIFGIIINKENITRYEKDLTEIINIITTEEIIEVYNFGLYLLSIIIKHSKKDYRNIIGIISQDGIWKTSEMLIPAICLTISLYKRGYMTDEQINYIIQYLSNYNKYYSYILSDNTNNKILESENIEEYFIMKSINIKNIEEYYKIYKHAVEYFTNNYITKRNTRRVVRAFIRGSEIVKDEIYKNIVEKNRFNLSYENVPYSIYINFEI, encoded by the coding sequence ATGGAAGATCTCCTTTTTGATATTCTTAAAAATCcttcaaatatttctatcCTCAAAATTGAGTCTCTTTTAGACACTCCTCAAGGAGTAGAAATGttcatttctttattaaataataataatattatagcATTTTCTTATATGAAAATGCAGTGTAAAGAATGGCTTCTAAATCCCATAAGACAAGAtttcattataaaatataaaaatatattttataatttgataGAGACTAGTAATGATCAGAATTTGAATCTTTTATGTGATTTCTTTgagatattattttataattatttctacTGGCCCgattttatagattttttagtaagtaaaattatcccaacaaatacaaataataattatgaaGTAAATAATTACAGTATCCATCATAATATTACTAATATTACTAATAATATTACTAATAATATTACTGATAATGTTACTAATAATATTACTAATAATATTACTTTTGTGGTGAATAAAAGATGCTTAAAAGTTCTAAATTccatttttatgaaatttagaaaattgaataaatCTGATAAATTATTCTTAGAAATTATCTCATGCATAAACAAGACGAAATCTCTTTTCTTGACTTTTTACTTAAGTGATAAAAAGTCTGATTTATCCCAAGATAAGAATCTTTTAAACATCTTCTTCAGTTTAGTCTACCAAGATATTCATAATTTCTATGAAGAGAACATTGACAAGTTTATCATCACCCTGACtcatctttataaattagaagATCTCCAGTCTACTGTACTGgagatttataatttattcatTCTCAAATATCCTGATCTTTTGGATTTTACTAAGATCTTGGGGTCTATCCTCATTTCTATCAATAGATTTGATTATCTTAAATATTCAGTAATActgaatattataaaaaagaggaaGAAAGAAGTCTGTCATAAATTCGAGGATGTACTGGTCAATGCTATAAAATTAGGGAGTATATTAAGCGAGAAAGAGAAAGAAGAAATGAGTACTCtagaatataatattaatatactaaataatatagatATAAATAGAGGAATATTAATAGATCTAGTACAGAATATTACAGAAGAAGGAAAAAGGAAAGTATTAATAAATCCACAGGATGAAGAGAGTGGAATATTCTTGTACAGTGCCCTTAAGATCAGGAATAgtgaaattataaagagatgtcaaattataattaataattcgACCTctgataaatatttatcatttataTCTTTCAGATATTTACTAAGTATTAAGGAATATTCATATTGTGATATAGAATATATCAAGAAAGAGAATATCTGTGTATATTTATGTAGTGAGATGATaagtaaatatttacaacAAAATCAAGATCAATTTATACTTCAGAAACTATTAACTAGTAGTACTAGTATTACTactaataataattatagacTGATAAGGAATATTATGATGTTCTTGTTTGGTCAGGAAGAAGATCAATATACTCTTAAAttactaaatataataataagatATAACCCAGAATATATGACAGatgaaatatataaattccTTATAGAATTCTgtactataaatataagaaatataaactcCCCACTGGCTTATCAATAcatatttgatatattcgggataataataaataaagagaATATAACAAGATACGAGAAAGATCTAACAgagataataaatataataactacagaagaaataatagaaGTGTATAACTTCGGCCTATATCTTCTGtctataataataaaacatagtAAGAAAGAttatagaaatataatagGGATCATATCCCAAGATGGGATCTGGAAGACAAGTGAAATGTTAATACCAGCCATATGTCTGACTATATCCCTGTATAAAAGGGGATATATGACAGATGAAcagataaattatataatacaGTATCTTagtaattataataaatattactCATATATATTATCAGATAAtactaataataaaatactgGAGAGTGAGAATATAGAAGAATATTTCATAATGaaaagtataaatataaagaatatagaagaatattataaaatatataaacacGCAGTAGAATATTTCACTAATAATTACATAACTAAGAGAAACACAAGGAGAGTAGTAAGAGCATTCATAAGGGGGAGCGAGATAGTAAAAGACGagatatataaaaacatagtAGAGAAAAACAGATTCAACTTATCATATGAGAATGTACCGTActcaatttatataaacttcgagatataa
- a CDS encoding putative kinetochore-like protein, whose amino-acid sequence MCAKMMKNPFTVNCRGCNLPLTDSFSLLEYKNKFLIHSSISTNLVIDKKKINEGDSAYMVMKCKCHMVVGRRFISTSVEYNGYSGMYFINKEDVFTYNLGAGVVEGANLTSMSDICEDIDKIQKLCLYLYKKIDGKK is encoded by the coding sequence ATGTGTGCTAAAATGATGAAAAATCCTTTCACTGTAAATTGTCGTGGCTGTAATCTCCCGCTTACTGATTCATTTTCCCttttagaatataaaaacaagtTTCTTATTCATTCTTCTATTAGTACAAATTTAGTAATAGACAAGAAGAAGATAAATGAAGGAGACTCTGCCTACATGGTCATGAAGTGTAAATGTCACATGGTAGTGGGTAGAAGGTTTATTAGTACTAGTGTAGAATATAATGGGTACAGTGGtatgtattttataaataaagaagatgTTTTTACTTACAATCTTGGGGCTGGTGTTGTAGAGGGGGCTAATCTTACGAGTATGAGTGACATATGTGAAGATATTGACAAGATACAGAAgttatgtttatatttgtacAAAAAGATAGACGGGAAGAAATAA
- a CDS encoding putative SP-containing protein encodes MHINLAVFLLSFTGVLGNVPLDVASQDQVNLEAVDILDKDRISPVPLLSFINDIINIVSKILVNDINVSLSELEKDLSLPDSDTVIQEVKVNIKEQLGKYMDELKDDIKKDLKEVYENTNIRYREISLNLNKIWDVGSENMSIEVRTNLIEEKINQFEAEEKKMFEDANNSLVDKINKTLDQVSTNIKSLIKSSAEDIKNKLPDQDPNILNEKLQTFEDNLNTKVSNYFNNVQLIN; translated from the coding sequence ATGCATATTAATTTGGCCGTCTTTTTACTAAGCTTTACAGGAGTATTAGGAAATGTACCACTGGATGTTGCCTCTCAAGACCAAGTAAACTTAGAAGCAGTTGATATTCTAGACAAAGATAGGATATCGCCTGTTCCTTTGTTATCATTTattaatgatattattaatatagtGTCCAAGATATTAGTGAATGATATTAATGTTTCTTTATCTGAATTAGAGAAAGATCTTTCTTTGCCTGATTCAGATACAGTCATACAAGAAGTTAAAGTGAATATTAAAGAGCAACTTGGCAAGTATATGGATGAATTAAAGGATGATATAAAGAAAGATCTTAAGGAAGTATATGagaatacaaatataagaTACAGAGAGATATCTCTTAATCTTAATAAGATTTGGGATGTTGGTTCTGAAAATATGAGTATAGAAGTGCGTACTAATTTAATTGAAGAGAAAATCAATCAGTTTGAGGCTGAAGAGAAGAAGATGTTTGAGGATGCCAATAATTCTCTTGTTGATAAAATCAATAAGACATTAGATCAGGTTTCCACGAATATCAAGTCTCTTATTAAGTCCAGTGCAGAAGATATTAAGAATAAGTTACCAGATCAAGATccaaatatattaaatgaGAAGTTACAGACATTTGAGGATAATTTGAATACTAAGGTATCTAATTATTTCAATAATGTGCAGctcataaattaa
- a CDS encoding NOL1/NOP2/sun family protein produces the protein MSFEKFASFYRPILNFSEEDFFNLLTIIRKPLPSSLRIINNQFYELIKLRLTKMKKSKHFKDVYEAPRHSIPTRGFIVNQTNIGNIQRQEVVSMLPVLLMKLSNNFSVLDMCAAPGSKTKQLLECSRLVVCNEISYKRLKILISETSKIPSKNFLVLKHDASLLPVFKNDFDRVLCDVPCSGDGTARKNYEVIPKWSIDNALSLCELQYKILKQATCFINDVYSKKAVLELDLEIVDLRENVDDRISKEFRFREGFRRWKTMKINNEEIREYKGIKLESVDEDIGLEKCVRVFPHDQNTGGFFITGLRKRKMSQSLHENIELNKENISNNIQVDVNVEDENYYNIEKSIKDLQINKDIVTNLLTFDDRDTDLQINVDRVTDLSINKDRIKNLQINKDKTKKDTVDFHVVSNELKESLFSQYNITNINDFILIQKHDNSKFIYEVSKEVLEILKSKSLNVAFHGYKMFEKCSFSKSGYFLKTVPKEFKHDIVLRGSLLVEGIKNKTVSMPFKVGCVIILLYDYNIKVSGYSHGEYISINIENKLQRALRDFLR, from the exons ATGTCCTTCGAAAAGTTCGCCAGTTTCTACCGACCAATTCTAAATTTCTCtgaagaagattttttcaatttattaACCATTATCAGAAAACCTTTACCTTCATCTCTTCGTATCATCAATAATCAGTTTTAtgaattaataaaacttaGACTTActaaaatgaagaaatctaaacattttaaagatGTTTACGAAGCTCCAAGACATTCTATACCCACTAGAGGGTTTATAGTTAATCAAACTAATATTGGCAATATACAACGACAAGAAGTAGTAAGCATGTTACCAGTACttttaatgaaattatCGAATAATTTTAGTGTACTTGATATGTGCGCTGCTCCAGGGTCGAAGACTAAACAGTTATTGGAATGTAGTCGATTAGTAGTTTGTAATGAAATAAGTTATAAaagattgaaaattttaatatctgAGACTAGTAAAATAccaagtaaaaattttttagttttaaaacatgACGCTTCGTTGTTACCAgttttcaaaaatgattttgATCGTGTACTTTGCGACGTACCTTGTTCTGGTGACGGTACAGCTCGTAAGAATTATGAAGTCATACCTAAGTGGTCAATAGACAATGCGTTGTCTTTATGTGAGTTACAATATAAGATATTGAAACAGGCtacttgttttataaatgatg TGTATAGTAAGAAAGCTGTTTTAGAATTAGATTTGGAGATAGTAGATTTAAGAGAGAATGTTGATGATAGAATTAGTAAAGAGTTTAGGTTTAGAGAAGGATTTAGAAGATGGAAGACGATGAAGATTAataatgaagaaattaGAGAGTATAAAGGGATTAAGTTAGAGAGTGTTGATGAGGATATAGGATTAGAGAAATGTGTGCGAGTATTCCCACATGATCAAAATACAGGtggattttttattactgGTCTAAGAAAGCGTAAAATGTCGCAGTCTCTTCATGAGAATATTGAACTTAATAAAGAGAATATTTCAAACAACATACAAGTAGATGTGAATGTTGAAgatgaaaattattataatattgaaaaatctATTAAAGATTTACAAATCAACAAAGACATAgttacaaatttattaacttTCGATGACAGAGATACAGATTTACAGATCAATGTAGACAGAGTTACAGATTTATCAATCAACAAAGacagaataaaaaatttacaaatcaACAAAgacaaaacaaaaaaagacacTGTCGATTTCCATGTAGTTTCTAATGAACTAAAGGAGTCTTTATTTTCTCAATacaatattacaaatattaatgaCTTTATTCTCATACAGAAACATGACAATTCTAAGTTTATTTATGAAGTCAGTAAAGAAGTCTTAGAAATCTTAAAGTCTAAATCTTTAAATGTCGCCTTTCATGGCTATAAAATGTTTGAGAAGTGCAGTTTCAGTAAATCGGGGTATTTCCTCAAGACTGTCCCTAAGGAATTTAAACATGACATTGTGTTAAGAGGGAGTTTATTAGTAGAAGGAATAAAGAACAAGACAGTGAGTATGCCTTTTAAAGTAGGGTGTGTGATTATATTACTTTAtgattataatattaaagtgAGTGGGTATTCACACGGGGAATATATTAGTATTAATATTGAGAATAAACTTCAGAGGGCCTTAAGAGATTTCTTAAGATga
- a CDS encoding NOL1/NOP2/sun family protein, translating to MGLQEFTDFYKKFFTEDDWSNFITSINTKLPSALRVTDTKFKEKIFNKLSVNLVLKNQYFKNVFDTIHRGQILKDFIINQTNIGNIQRQEVVSMLPVLLMGLKNNYSVLDMCAAPGSKTKQLLEISDFVVANDCNYKRLNVLVTETCKIPRKGFLVLKHDASSLPVFKNDFDRVLCDVPCSGDGTARKNPTILTNWKLNSAIGLSNLQYRILKHSLKFIKDTGLVIYSTCSLNPIENECIINKIINEEDLEIIDLRENIDERISKEFVFRDGMTEIKEYGVFNEELKKCIRVYPHDNNTGGFFITGLRKKQNMNKERTKSEIVTTSNNNSISDISEECRKKLQEEFDISEKIIIYKNKSKNTLYEVSDDIYKIMMNNKLNIIHCGYKIFEKCTLSETGYRMKNIPEKNDKFDIELSGKEVIENKSAKFTYQKGNVIVKLSDFDIKIAGFSHGEKVNLYISNNLQKALLDFY from the coding sequence ATGGGATTACAAGAGTTCACagatttctataaaaaatttttcactGAAGATGATTGgtcaaattttataacttcTATAAATACGAAACTGCCTTCAGCTCTGCGTGTAACAGacacaaaatttaaagaaaaaatttttaataaattgtcCGTTAATttagtattaaaaaatcaatattttaaaaatgtcttTGATACAATACACAGAGGCCAAATACtcaaagattttattatcaaCCAAACTAATATAGGCAATATACAACGACAAGAAGTAGTAAGCATGCTACCAGTACTTTTAATgggattaaaaaataattacagTGTACTTGATATGTGCGCCGCGCCCGGGTCAAAAACCAAAcaattattagaaattagTGATTTTGTAGTAGCAAACGATTGCAATTATAAAAGGCTTAACGTGTTAGTAACAGAAACATGTAAAATACCCAGAAAAGGTTTTTTAGTCTTGAAACATGACGCTTCGTCATTGCCAGTCttcaaaaatgattttgATCGCGTACTTTGCGACGTACCTTGTTCTGGAGACGGAACAGCAAGAAAAAATCCTACTATTTTAACCAACTGGAAGTTAAATAGTGCAATAGgtttatcaaatttacaatatagaatattaaaacattctttgaagtttataaaagacACAGGATTAGTAATTTACAGTACATGTTCTTTAAATCCAATAGAAAATGAatgtattattaataaaataataaatgaagAAGATTTGGAGATAATAGATTTAAGAGAGAATATTGATGAAAGAATAAGTAAAGAGTTTGTGTTTAGAGATGGGATGACGGAGATAAAAGAATATGGAGTATTTAATGAAGAACTTAAGAAATGTATAAGAGTTTATCCACATGACAATAATACAGGtggattttttataacagGATTGAGaaagaaacaaaatatgAATAAAGAAAGAACTAAAAGTGAGATTGTAACCACCAGTAATAATAATAGTATTTCTGATATTAGTGAAGAATGTAGAAAGAAATTACAAGAAGAATTTGATATatcagaaaaaattataatttacaaaaataaaagtaaaaatacaCTGTACGAAGTAAGCGACGAcatatacaaaataatgATGAACAATAAACTTAATATAATTCACTGTGGGTACAAGATATTTGAGAAGTGTACACTGTCAGAGACAGGATACagaatgaaaaatataccagagaaaaatgataaatttgatattgaATTATCGGGGAAAGAAgttattgaaaataaatcagCGAAATTTACATATCAAAAAGGAAATGTTATAGTGAAACTAAGTgattttgatataaaaatagcGGGGTTTTCACATGGAGAAAAAGTGAacttatatatttctaataatttacaGAAAGCtttattagatttttattaa